A DNA window from Bacillus carboniphilus contains the following coding sequences:
- the sufC gene encoding Fe-S cluster assembly ATPase SufC — translation MAGSTLTIKDLHVEIDGKEILKGVNLEIKGGEIHAIMGPNGTGKSTLSSAIMGHPKYEVTKGSIEFDGENVLEMEVDERAQVGLFLAMQYPSEISGVTNADFLRSAINARREEGDEISLMKFIRQMDETMEYLEMDPDMAQRYLNEGFSGGEKKRNEILQLMMIEPKIAILDEIDSGLDIDALKVVSKGINKMRGEDFGCLIITHYQRLLNYITPDYVHVMMQGRVVKSGGPELAQRLEAEGYDWIKQELGIEDETVGQEA, via the coding sequence ATGGCTGGTTCTACTTTAACAATTAAGGATTTACATGTAGAAATTGATGGAAAAGAGATCTTAAAAGGAGTAAACCTTGAGATCAAAGGTGGAGAAATTCATGCCATCATGGGACCAAACGGTACTGGTAAATCTACATTATCTTCAGCAATTATGGGACACCCAAAATATGAAGTAACAAAAGGCTCTATCGAATTTGATGGAGAAAATGTCCTAGAAATGGAAGTTGACGAGAGAGCTCAAGTTGGGCTATTTCTAGCTATGCAATATCCAAGTGAAATTAGCGGAGTAACAAATGCTGATTTCTTACGTTCGGCTATCAACGCTCGTCGTGAAGAAGGCGATGAGATTTCTTTAATGAAATTTATTCGCCAAATGGATGAAACAATGGAATACCTAGAAATGGATCCAGATATGGCTCAACGCTATCTAAATGAAGGGTTTTCTGGTGGAGAAAAGAAACGTAACGAAATTCTTCAGTTAATGATGATTGAGCCGAAGATTGCGATTCTTGACGAGATTGACTCTGGACTAGATATTGATGCCTTAAAAGTCGTGTCAAAAGGTATTAACAAAATGAGAGGCGAAGATTTTGGTTGCCTAATCATTACTCACTATCAACGTTTACTAAACTACATCACTCCTGATTACGTACATGTAATGATGCAAGGGCGCGTTGTAAAATCCGGAGGTCCTGAATTAGCTCAACGTCTTGAGGCGGAAGGATATGACTGGATTAAACAAGAACTTGGTATTGAGGATGAAACGGTAGGACAAGAAGCGTAA
- a CDS encoding DUF72 domain-containing protein, which yields MIYIGLAGWGDHDRLYEGGTPQKDKLKTYASHFPIVEVDSSFYAITKESTVEKWVQETPQTFQFVVKAYQGMTGHNRGDIPFSTKEEMFQVFKQSIRPYIQQNKLAMVLFQFPPWFGCTKENVQYLRWCKDQMGDISVALEFRNQTWFLNDFKERTLEFMRKEGWIHSICDEPQVGMGSVPTILESTTHDKTLIRFHGRNESGWQKQKDVNWRDVRYLYRYNQEELEEWKANINLLQERSKDIYVIFNNNSGGDAAENGQMMIELLNLHYEGLHDRQLDLFDDFI from the coding sequence ATGATATATATAGGTCTTGCAGGCTGGGGAGACCATGATCGATTGTATGAAGGAGGCACTCCTCAGAAGGATAAGTTAAAAACGTATGCTTCCCATTTTCCAATTGTAGAGGTGGATTCGTCTTTTTACGCTATTACAAAAGAGTCCACTGTCGAGAAATGGGTACAAGAGACGCCACAAACCTTTCAATTTGTAGTCAAGGCATATCAGGGAATGACAGGTCATAATCGGGGAGATATTCCGTTTTCAACAAAAGAAGAAATGTTTCAGGTGTTTAAACAGTCCATACGGCCTTATATTCAACAAAATAAGTTAGCCATGGTATTATTTCAATTTCCACCGTGGTTTGGCTGTACGAAGGAAAATGTGCAGTATTTGAGATGGTGTAAGGATCAAATGGGTGATATTTCAGTTGCTTTAGAATTTAGAAATCAAACTTGGTTTTTAAATGATTTCAAAGAGAGAACACTGGAGTTTATGAGAAAAGAAGGGTGGATTCATAGCATTTGCGATGAGCCTCAAGTGGGGATGGGATCTGTACCGACTATATTAGAATCTACCACTCATGACAAAACATTGATCCGTTTTCATGGCCGTAACGAAAGTGGATGGCAAAAGCAAAAAGACGTTAACTGGCGCGATGTACGCTATTTATACCGCTATAATCAAGAAGAGCTGGAAGAATGGAAAGCCAACATCAATCTACTTCAAGAGAGAAGTAAGGACATTTATGTCATTTTCAATAATAATTCGGGTGGAGATGCTGCTGAAAATGGACAAATGATGATAGAGCTATTAAATCTCCATTACGAAGGTCTTCACGATCGACAGTTAGATTTATTTGATGATTTCATATAA
- a CDS encoding YunC family protein, with protein MMNLSPIVIEGHTFLGVTVALPKTNLTIVTSDKGYIMCGALDVALLSEKLADRKIIAGRAVGVKTLEELLEAPLESVTGEAEKLGIYKGMKGKDAMLKMI; from the coding sequence ATGATGAACCTTTCACCTATTGTGATTGAGGGTCATACGTTTTTAGGGGTAACGGTAGCCTTACCCAAAACCAATTTAACTATTGTGACTTCTGATAAGGGATATATAATGTGTGGGGCACTAGACGTTGCTCTGTTAAGTGAGAAATTAGCAGACCGGAAAATTATCGCAGGTCGTGCTGTAGGAGTTAAAACCCTGGAAGAGCTACTGGAGGCACCACTTGAGTCTGTGACAGGTGAAGCTGAGAAGCTTGGTATTTATAAAGGGATGAAGGGCAAGGATGCCATGTTGAAAATGATATAA
- the sufU gene encoding Fe-S cluster assembly sulfur transfer protein SufU translates to MSFNNLDTLYRQVIMDHYKNPRNKGKLEDGTFTIDMNNPTCGDRINLTMKVEDGVVKDAKFEGEGCSISMASASMMTQTIKGKDIETALKLSKIFSDMMQGKEYDDDIDLGDIEALQGVAKFPARIKCATLSWKAMEKGLKE, encoded by the coding sequence ATGTCTTTTAATAACCTTGATACTTTATACCGACAAGTAATCATGGATCACTATAAAAACCCTAGAAATAAGGGGAAGCTTGAAGATGGTACCTTTACAATCGACATGAACAATCCTACGTGTGGTGACAGAATTAACCTAACGATGAAGGTGGAAGATGGCGTTGTAAAGGATGCTAAGTTTGAAGGTGAAGGCTGTTCCATTTCAATGGCATCGGCATCTATGATGACCCAAACGATTAAAGGCAAAGATATTGAGACAGCGTTAAAACTATCCAAAATCTTTTCTGATATGATGCAAGGGAAAGAGTATGATGATGATATTGATTTAGGTGATATTGAAGCCTTACAAGGAGTGGCTAAATTCCCTGCTCGTATTAAATGTGCAACACTTTCGTGGAAAGCCATGGAAAAGGGTTTAAAGGAATAA
- the sufB gene encoding Fe-S cluster assembly protein SufB, with amino-acid sequence MAKKMPEIGDYKYGFHDRDVSIFRSKRGLTREIVEEISKMKEEPQWMLDFRLKSLEHFYNMPMPQWGGDLGGLNFDEITYYVKPSEKSERSWDEVPDEIKQTFDKLGIPEAEQKYLAGVSAQYESEVVYHNMKEDLEEMGIVFKDTDSALKENEDIFKEHWAKVIPATDNKFAALNSAVWSGGSFIYVPKGIKVETPLQAYFRINSENMGQFERTLIIVDEGAHVHYVEGCTAPVYTTNSLHSAVVEIIVKEGGYCRYTTIQNWANNVYNLVTKRAVCEANATMEWIDGNIGSKLTMKYPAVILKGEGARGMTLSIALAGKGQHQDAGAKMMHLAPNTSSTIVSKSISKQGGKVTYRGIVHFGRKAHGARSNIECDTLIMDNQSTSDTIPYNEILNDNISLEHEAKVSKVSEEQLFYLMSRGISEEEATEMIVMGFIEPFTKELPMEYAVEMNRLIKFEMEGSIG; translated from the coding sequence ATGGCTAAAAAAATGCCTGAAATCGGCGATTATAAATACGGGTTTCATGACAGAGACGTATCGATTTTCCGTTCGAAACGTGGTCTAACTCGTGAAATCGTTGAAGAAATTTCTAAAATGAAAGAAGAACCTCAGTGGATGCTAGATTTCCGTCTGAAATCACTAGAGCACTTCTATAATATGCCTATGCCACAATGGGGTGGCGATCTTGGCGGTTTGAACTTTGATGAAATCACGTACTATGTAAAACCATCTGAGAAGTCAGAGCGTTCTTGGGATGAGGTGCCTGATGAAATCAAGCAAACGTTTGATAAATTAGGAATTCCTGAAGCAGAGCAAAAATATCTTGCAGGGGTATCTGCTCAATATGAATCTGAAGTTGTATACCACAACATGAAAGAAGATTTAGAAGAGATGGGTATTGTCTTTAAAGATACGGATTCTGCTTTGAAAGAAAACGAAGATATCTTTAAAGAGCACTGGGCAAAAGTAATCCCAGCAACAGATAATAAATTTGCAGCTTTAAACTCAGCCGTTTGGTCTGGGGGATCATTTATCTACGTACCAAAAGGAATTAAAGTTGAAACGCCTTTACAAGCTTACTTCCGTATTAACTCTGAAAACATGGGTCAATTCGAGCGTACGCTTATTATCGTAGATGAAGGAGCTCATGTACACTATGTAGAGGGTTGTACAGCGCCTGTTTACACAACAAACTCACTTCATAGTGCGGTTGTAGAAATTATTGTTAAAGAAGGCGGCTACTGCCGTTATACAACGATTCAAAACTGGGCAAACAACGTCTATAACCTTGTTACAAAGCGTGCCGTTTGTGAAGCGAACGCAACCATGGAATGGATTGACGGTAACATCGGTTCTAAATTAACAATGAAATACCCAGCCGTGATCCTTAAGGGTGAAGGTGCTCGTGGTATGACATTATCCATCGCACTTGCTGGTAAAGGTCAACACCAAGATGCTGGAGCGAAAATGATGCACTTAGCTCCTAATACATCTTCTACAATCGTTTCGAAGTCTATTTCGAAGCAAGGTGGTAAGGTAACGTACCGTGGAATCGTTCACTTCGGGCGTAAAGCACACGGTGCTCGTTCAAACATCGAGTGTGACACGCTAATTATGGATAACCAATCTACTTCGGATACAATTCCATACAACGAAATCTTGAACGATAACATTTCCTTAGAGCACGAAGCAAAAGTTTCAAAAGTATCTGAGGAACAGTTATTCTACTTGATGAGTCGTGGAATCTCTGAAGAAGAGGCAACTGAAATGATCGTAATGGGCTTCATCGAGCCATTTACTAAAGAACTTCCAATGGAGTATGCGGTTGAAATGAACCGTTTGATCAAGTTCGAAATGGAAGGATCTATCGGATAA
- a CDS encoding carboxymuconolactone decarboxylase family protein, translating to MEHEHFNHSHPVTDSLHAYKVGMGAFNEKMPELVHRFNQFTETCFQEGTLTKKEKQLIALGISLYSQDEYCIIYHTKGCLDQGCSEDEILEAVGVCAAFGGGAALSQGVTLVQQAVQELNQLKQ from the coding sequence ATGGAACATGAACATTTTAATCACAGCCATCCAGTAACCGATTCCCTTCACGCATACAAGGTCGGAATGGGTGCTTTTAATGAAAAAATGCCAGAGCTTGTCCATAGATTTAATCAGTTTACGGAAACTTGTTTTCAAGAAGGTACACTGACAAAGAAAGAAAAGCAACTAATTGCTTTAGGGATTAGTCTGTATTCTCAAGATGAGTATTGCATTATTTACCATACTAAAGGGTGTCTCGACCAAGGTTGCTCTGAAGATGAAATTTTAGAGGCAGTTGGCGTTTGTGCAGCTTTTGGTGGGGGAGCAGCTTTGAGTCAAGGTGTTACTTTAGTCCAACAGGCTGTACAGGAATTGAATCAGCTTAAGCAATAA
- a CDS encoding cysteine desulfurase, with the protein MQDVRQLFPILHQEVNGNPLVYLDSAATSQKPLSVIKALDEYYRGYNSNVHRGVHTLGTKATDGYEGAREKVRAFINAASTEEVIFTRGTTTALNMVASSYARENLNEGDEIVITYMEHHSNIIPWQQVAKKTGATLKYIPLEEDGTISIEKVEETVTSNTKIVSMAHVSNVLGTINPIKEVAKIAHSHGAIMVVDGAQSTPHIRVDVQDLDVDFFAFSSHKMCGPTGVGVLYGKKHLLENMEPVEFGGEMIDFVGLHDSTWKELPWKFEGGTPIIAGAIGLGAAIDFLEEVGLENIEAHEHKLAEYALHRMAEIEGITVFGPNDPMNRAGLVTFNIEGVHPHDVATVLDAEGIAVRAGHHCAQPLMKWLNVSATARASFYLYNTTDDIDKLVKGLVKTKEYFSDVF; encoded by the coding sequence ATGCAAGATGTTCGTCAGCTTTTTCCAATCTTACATCAAGAGGTAAATGGTAACCCTTTAGTATATCTAGATAGTGCAGCAACATCCCAGAAGCCACTTTCTGTTATTAAAGCATTAGACGAGTATTACCGAGGGTACAACTCAAACGTCCATAGGGGAGTCCATACATTAGGGACGAAAGCTACCGATGGTTACGAAGGAGCTCGTGAAAAAGTTCGTGCATTTATCAATGCAGCCTCAACAGAAGAAGTCATCTTCACTAGAGGTACTACAACGGCTTTGAACATGGTTGCATCAAGCTATGCAAGAGAAAATCTAAATGAGGGTGATGAAATTGTCATCACCTACATGGAACATCACAGTAATATTATTCCGTGGCAGCAGGTTGCAAAAAAAACAGGAGCTACACTCAAATACATTCCACTTGAAGAAGATGGAACTATCTCTATAGAGAAAGTGGAAGAAACGGTTACTTCGAATACGAAGATTGTCTCAATGGCACACGTTTCAAATGTATTGGGTACGATTAACCCAATTAAAGAGGTAGCCAAGATTGCACACAGCCATGGTGCCATTATGGTGGTGGATGGTGCTCAAAGTACCCCACATATCCGAGTGGATGTCCAAGATTTAGATGTTGATTTCTTTGCCTTTTCATCTCACAAAATGTGTGGTCCAACTGGAGTCGGGGTTTTATACGGTAAAAAACACTTGCTCGAGAACATGGAACCTGTTGAATTTGGTGGAGAAATGATTGACTTTGTAGGTTTGCATGATTCAACTTGGAAAGAGCTTCCTTGGAAATTCGAAGGTGGTACACCTATTATTGCAGGTGCCATTGGACTTGGAGCGGCAATAGATTTTCTTGAGGAAGTTGGCCTTGAGAATATTGAAGCTCATGAGCACAAACTGGCGGAATACGCTTTGCATAGAATGGCAGAAATAGAAGGAATTACTGTATTCGGACCAAACGATCCAATGAATCGGGCAGGTCTTGTAACGTTTAATATTGAAGGGGTTCACCCTCATGACGTAGCAACGGTTCTGGATGCAGAAGGGATTGCTGTTCGCGCAGGACACCATTGTGCCCAACCGTTAATGAAGTGGCTGAATGTTTCAGCTACTGCTCGGGCAAGCTTTTACCTATACAACACTACCGATGATATCGACAAATTGGTAAAAGGACTTGTTAAAACAAAGGAGTATTTTTCTGATGTCTTTTAA
- a CDS encoding bifunctional UDP-sugar hydrolase/5'-nucleotidase, which produces MMEVIHFYHTNDLHSQFDKWPRINRFIKNKRTEHERNSEEVFVLDIGDHVDRVHPYTEATFGQSNIQLLNDVQVDMATIGNNEGITMPFEALDQLYKDAKFEVLISNLYYPNKERPKWLKPYTIHETRQGTKIGFIGLTVFFSKFYQELGWHLSEPLEELEKQISEIKGAVDILILLSHLGINEDEEIARRFPDIDIIMGGHTHHILDQGKLVNQTLLACAGKHGNFVGHVEMVWDGYTVTSKKAELYDSNQLPAQKEDDKWVKDWRELGETLLQEEVVQLPNTLKSNWEQETKLSQLLAEGIREWCDAEASILNCGLFLKDLEKGPVTKLDIHQLLPHPINPCTVWIDGQELIEVVKQALEEKWMDWILKGLGFRGKVMGIFLFDGITVQDDSSTRKILLNNEPIDPNRIYKIATIDMFTFGHFFPEIYRAEKKDFDMAHMIRDVMEWKLKRTFS; this is translated from the coding sequence ATGATGGAAGTTATCCACTTTTATCACACAAATGATTTACATAGCCAATTTGATAAATGGCCGAGAATCAATCGCTTTATAAAGAATAAAAGAACAGAGCATGAGAGAAATTCAGAAGAAGTTTTTGTTTTGGATATTGGGGATCACGTAGATCGTGTTCATCCTTATACCGAAGCCACATTTGGTCAGTCAAATATCCAACTCCTAAATGATGTACAAGTGGATATGGCCACAATCGGCAATAACGAAGGAATAACCATGCCCTTTGAAGCACTGGATCAATTATATAAGGACGCTAAGTTTGAAGTGCTGATCAGTAATCTTTATTATCCTAATAAAGAAAGACCAAAATGGCTGAAGCCTTATACTATACATGAAACTAGACAAGGGACGAAAATAGGTTTTATTGGATTAACCGTCTTTTTTTCGAAGTTTTACCAAGAACTTGGCTGGCATTTGTCGGAACCGCTTGAGGAACTTGAAAAACAGATTTCTGAAATTAAGGGTGCCGTAGACATCCTCATTCTTCTCTCGCATTTAGGAATAAATGAAGATGAAGAAATTGCAAGAAGATTTCCTGACATTGATATTATTATGGGCGGGCACACTCACCATATTTTAGATCAGGGAAAGCTTGTGAATCAGACTTTACTAGCATGCGCAGGTAAGCATGGGAATTTTGTTGGCCATGTAGAAATGGTCTGGGACGGTTACACGGTAACTTCTAAGAAAGCCGAATTATATGATTCAAATCAATTGCCTGCTCAAAAAGAGGACGATAAATGGGTTAAGGATTGGCGTGAGCTTGGGGAAACCCTTTTACAAGAAGAAGTAGTTCAATTGCCTAATACTTTGAAAAGCAATTGGGAGCAAGAGACGAAACTATCTCAATTACTAGCTGAAGGAATAAGAGAATGGTGTGATGCAGAGGCTTCCATTTTAAATTGCGGGCTTTTCTTAAAGGACTTAGAAAAAGGTCCAGTAACGAAACTTGATATTCATCAACTCCTCCCACATCCAATTAACCCATGTACAGTATGGATAGATGGGCAAGAATTGATAGAGGTTGTTAAACAGGCGCTAGAGGAAAAATGGATGGACTGGATTTTAAAGGGATTAGGTTTCAGAGGCAAAGTAATGGGAATCTTTTTATTTGATGGAATTACGGTTCAAGATGATTCATCAACGAGGAAAATTTTGTTAAATAACGAGCCAATTGATCCTAACCGCATTTATAAAATTGCCACCATCGACATGTTTACTTTTGGGCATTTCTTTCCTGAAATTTATCGTGCTGAGAAGAAAGACTTTGATATGGCACATATGATTCGTGATGTTATGGAGTGGAAGTTAAAACGAACATTTTCTTAA
- the sufD gene encoding Fe-S cluster assembly protein SufD, protein MTLDTKRFDAEYIRSFSANQQEPNWLLEMRLKGLELSESLPLPRPDKTKIDKWNFTEFKEHSASNQGFQNLEELPEVAKSLINLEEQKNLYVQKNNHAAYIALSPELKEQGVVFTDIFTAAKEHGDLLKKYFMVNGVNVDEHKLTALHAAFLNGGAFLYVPKNVEVKEPIQAVYIHDDENVSLFNHVIVVADDHSSVTYVENYISPLAETDAIINIVSEVIANTNARITYGAVDNLASGTTAYINRRGVAGKDSKIEWALGFMNDGNTISENVTNLIGDGSYGDTKSVVVGRGKQTQNFTTKVVHFGRNSEGYILKHGVMKDEASSIFNGIGKIEHGASKSNAEQESRVLMLSEKARGDANPILLIDEDDVTAGHAASVGRVDPIQLYYLMSRGISQKEAEKLIIYGFLAPVVNELPIEEVKKQLMEVIERKVQ, encoded by the coding sequence ATGACGTTGGATACGAAACGTTTTGATGCAGAGTATATTCGCAGTTTTTCAGCGAACCAACAAGAACCTAATTGGCTTTTGGAAATGCGTTTAAAGGGATTAGAACTTAGTGAATCTCTTCCACTTCCAAGACCAGATAAAACAAAAATAGATAAATGGAACTTCACTGAATTTAAAGAGCATTCAGCTAGTAATCAAGGGTTCCAAAACCTTGAGGAGCTACCTGAGGTTGCTAAATCATTGATTAACCTGGAAGAACAAAAGAACTTATATGTTCAAAAGAATAATCATGCAGCATATATTGCTCTTTCACCAGAATTAAAAGAGCAAGGTGTTGTGTTCACAGATATTTTTACAGCTGCTAAAGAACATGGCGATTTATTAAAGAAATATTTCATGGTGAATGGTGTAAACGTTGATGAGCACAAGCTAACTGCTTTACACGCTGCCTTCTTAAATGGTGGAGCTTTCCTATATGTTCCGAAAAATGTAGAAGTGAAAGAACCAATTCAAGCTGTTTACATTCACGATGATGAAAATGTATCACTGTTTAACCATGTTATCGTGGTGGCAGACGATCATTCTTCTGTTACTTATGTTGAAAACTATATTTCTCCATTAGCAGAAACAGATGCAATCATCAACATCGTTTCTGAGGTTATTGCAAATACCAATGCTCGTATCACATATGGTGCGGTAGATAACTTAGCAAGTGGTACAACAGCTTATATCAATCGTCGTGGAGTTGCTGGGAAAGACTCTAAGATTGAATGGGCTCTTGGTTTCATGAACGATGGAAACACAATCTCTGAAAATGTTACAAACCTAATTGGTGATGGATCTTACGGTGATACAAAATCAGTTGTAGTAGGTCGAGGAAAACAGACCCAAAACTTCACAACTAAAGTGGTACACTTCGGTAGAAACTCTGAAGGCTATATTCTAAAACATGGTGTTATGAAGGATGAAGCTTCTTCTATCTTCAATGGTATCGGTAAAATTGAACATGGAGCATCAAAGTCCAATGCAGAACAAGAATCCCGTGTCTTAATGCTAAGTGAAAAAGCACGTGGGGATGCCAACCCAATTCTACTTATTGATGAAGATGACGTAACAGCCGGTCACGCCGCTTCAGTAGGAAGAGTTGATCCAATTCAACTTTATTACCTCATGAGCCGTGGAATTAGTCAAAAAGAAGCGGAAAAACTTATCATTTATGGTTTCTTAGCTCCTGTTGTAAATGAACTTCCAATTGAAGAAGTGAAGAAACAACTAATGGAAGTTATTGAAAGGAAAGTGCAATAG